In a genomic window of Aphis gossypii isolate Hap1 unplaced genomic scaffold, ASM2018417v2 Contig00831, whole genome shotgun sequence:
- the LOC126555389 gene encoding uncharacterized protein LOC126555389 gives MLKYTRVKLELLTEYDMLLMIEKGIRGGLTQASMRYAKANNEKTLDYDPTKSKSWLIYQDCNNLYGWAMSQHMPYGGFKWVEPKLEGLNDLNDTSPIGRIYEVDITYPKELHDKHNDLPFLPQNGIPAGSKVKKLMATLQSKKNYIIHYRNLQQAIANGLIVEKVHRVVQFNQSPWLAPYIALNTEMRKKAANDFEKDSFKLLNNAVFGKTMESMRKRIKMELVSSDRRLQKLINQSTFKHCTTYNETLNAVALENKIIDFCKPIYIGFAVLEISKYLMYDYHYNVMQKHYDDKIELMYTDTDSLVYYIQTDDFYNDLLNNPNLLNRMDTANLPRDHPCYIAERKKIPGLFSDETDGRIIREFYALRAKSYAYILEDKEKIKAKGIRGHVVRNHMTFQDHKRCLFGDTSLEVTTSNVSIRSFKHKLKTIKSDKLTYNSFDDKRVILEDKVHTLAHGHYSIEEELEAELDS, from the exons atgttaaaatataccagAGTCAAATTAGAGTTACTCACAGAGTATGATATGCTGTTGATGATTGAAAagg gaATTCGAGGCGGTTTGACACAAGCAAGTATGAGGTATGCTAAAGCTAATAATGAAAAGACCCTAGATTATGATCCAACAAAGTCCAAATCATGGTTAATTTATCAAGatt gtaataatCTATACGGTTGGGCAATGTCACAACACATGCCCTATGGTGGTTTTAAGTGGGTTGAACCTAAACTAGAAGGGCTTAATGATTTGAACGATACATCACCCATCGGACGGATATATGAAGTTGACATTACTTATCCCAAAGAACTCCATGATAAACACAACGACTTACCTTTCCTACCACAAAACGGTATCCCAGCTggttcaaaagttaaaaaactcATGGCAACACTTCAgtcgaaaaaaaactatattattcattaccgAAACCTCCAACAAGCTATAGCCAATGGACTCATAgttgaaaaa gttcaTAGAGTAGTTCAGTTTAATCAATCACCATGGCTGGCTCCATACATAGCACTAAACACAGAGATGCGAAAAAAAGCAGCAAATGACTTTGAGAAAGACTctttcaaacttttaaataatgcgGTTTTTGGGAAAACCATGGAGTCTATGcggaaaagaataaaaatggaaCTGGTGTCTAGTGATCGTCGTTTACAAAAACTGATAAATCAGTCAACATTCAAACACTGTACCACATACAATGAAACTCTAAATGCAGTTgcattagaaaacaaaatcattgatttttgtaaacctatttatatag gtTTTGCAGTGCTGGAAATTTCcaagtatttaatgtatgacTATCACTATAACGTAATGCAGAAAcattatgatgataaaattgaGCTCATGTATACAGAtacag attcattgGTGTACTATATTCAAACTGatgatttttacaatgatCTGTTGAACAATCCAAACTTGTTGAATCGAATGGACACTGCAAATCTACCCCGTGACCACCCGTGTTACATTGCTGAGAGAAAGAAGATTCCTGGGCTATTTTCTGATGAAACCGATGGACGTATTATAAGAGAGTTTTATGCTCTCCGTGCAAAGTCCTACGCTTACATTTTAGAAGATAAGGAGAAAATCAAAGCAAAAGGAATCCGTGGACATGTTGTTAGAAACCATATGACCTTTCAAGATCATAAACGATGTTTGTTTGGTGATACCAGTTTGGAAGTAACAACGTCAAACGTCTCTATCCGTTCATTCAAGCACAAATTAAAGACCATAAAATCcgataaattaacttataacagTTTTGATGATAAAAGGGTTATACTTGAAGACAAAGTACACACCCTAGCTCATGGACACTATTCTATAGA ggAGGAACTCGAAGCAGAACTAGAtagttag
- the LOC126555388 gene encoding zinc finger MYM-type protein 1-like, with amino-acid sequence MWLPLQLTSPSSTACVIPSSWFFYEEKCNLKGKRPTPHLSLEYKEAKTLRKFQLSWYSKFNWLAGSSERNKLYCYICVLFRGEDEWSINGIPNIKNLVRKAEKHQISKKHLTKKVFICWVKIGLNIQYLRVVGITAINHNKQVDINRKILARLIDVVCFLGKQELAFRGHRENEGSLNKGNYCEILDLLAKEEQFIREHFLTNSVFKGTSHDIQNDLIHCVTTVLNSHILKELQITNFISIQTDETTDVSCQSQMSLIFRYIIDNKIEERFIGFFDVSKNKTAAGLSEVILNELSKWNIGQKVVCQTYDGASVMAGEKNGVQSIIQNIYPMAIFIHCYAYQLNLVLLHGAKTIKDVKLFIANLTMFHTFFSRSSKRSVLLREQGFKLPNQCNTRWNYHSRAALTIKTHFNELKNAVSHVVDDPGWDSTSVCTASDELQEVYQEVTKLIQLVLTIPATTASSERSMSTLKRIKSFLRNSMTNDRLSSLSTLAIKKKMLVDVHTTKKKTRESDGSDDILHEGYAAGHHKMKISASVPPHKTEKTHELNKTCGTESMT; translated from the exons ATGTGGCTACCGCTCCAGCTGACATCACCATCGTCAACAGCATGTGTCATTCCGTC gtcTTGGTTCTTCTACGAagaaaaatgcaatttaaaagGTAAGAGACCAACGCCACATTTGTCATTAGAATATAAAGAAGCAAAAACTTtaagaaaatttcaattgtcttggtattcaaaatttaactgGTTAGCGGGAAGTAGtgaaagaaataaattatactgttaCATATGTGTCTTGTTCAGAGGAGAGGATGAGTGGAGTATAAATGGTAttcctaatattaaaaacttagttCGTAAAGCTGAAAAAcaccaaatttcaaaaaaacaccTAACAAAGAAAGTTTTCATATGCTGGGTAAAAATAGGATTGAACATTCAATATCTGAGAGTCGTCGGTATAACtgcaattaatcataataaacaaGTGGACATAAACAGAAAGATATTAGCTCGTTTAATCGATGTAGTTTGTTTTTTAGGAAAACAAGAATTGGCATTCCGTGGACATCGCGAGAATGAAGGTTCTTTAAATAAAGGGAATTATTgtgaaattttagatttacttGCTAAAGAAGAGCAATTTATAAGAGAACACTTTTTGAcaaattctgtttttaaaGGAACTTCACACGACATACAAAATGACTTGATCCATTGCGTAACTACGGTATTAAAttctcatattttaaaagaactacaaattacaaattttatatcaatacaaaCCGATGAAACTACGGACGTATCATGCCAATCTCAAATGAGTTTAAtttttcgttatattattgacaataaGATCGAAGAAAGATTTATAGGATTTTTCGatgtttctaaaaataagACTGCAGCTGGCTTATCCGAAGTAATTCTAAATGAACTTTCTAAGTGGAATATTGGTCAAAAAGTTGTGTGTCAAACATATGACGGTGCTTCTGTTATGGCTGGTGAAAAAAATGGGGTGCAgtcaattatacaaaatatttatccaatggctatttttatacattgttacGCTTATCAATTGAATTTAGTTCTACTTCATGGcgcaaaaacaataaaagatgttaaattattcatagcaAACCTTACTATGTTCCACACATTTTTTAGTAGATCTTCTAAAAGAAGTGTCTTATTAAGAGAACAAGGATTTAAATTACCAAATCAATGTAATACTCGTTGGAATTATCATTCAAGAGCtgctttaacaataaaaactcaTTTCAATGAACTAAAAAATGCCGTATCTCATGTAGTTGATGACCCTGGCTGGGATTCTACTTCTGTTTGTACTGCATCTG atgagCTTCAAGAAGTATATCAAGAAGTCACCAAACTTATTCaattagtattaactattcCTGCAACAACAGCCTCAAGTGAAAGATCCATGAGTACTTTAAAACGTATCAAATCCTTTTTAAGAAATTCAATGACAAATGATAGGCTTTCATCTTTGTCTACTTTagctatcaaaaaaaaaatgttag TTGATGTGCACACCACGAAAAAGAAAACACGAGAGAGCGACGGTTCCGACGACATTCTACACGAAGGCTATGCCGCTGGACACCACAAAATGAAGATAAGTGCTTCAGTGCCACCACACAAAACTGAAAAAACACACGAACTTAATAAAACTTGTGGCACTGAGAGCATGACTTAA